The Spirochaetota bacterium genome includes a region encoding these proteins:
- a CDS encoding chemotaxis protein CheX, with protein MNVKFVNPFIKTTQDVFRQFVGITVQPGKPFIYSPSTNKLNYDISGIIGLAGEVVGFVIISFPKLVALKTVSKITERETKIFDELVIDSVGELVNIIAGNSKREMEDVKIVISLPSIVKGVNHQLAWISGVPVICIPFGSDLGDFYVFVSMKDLIA; from the coding sequence ATGAACGTCAAATTCGTCAATCCCTTCATAAAGACGACGCAGGACGTATTTCGCCAGTTCGTGGGCATCACGGTCCAGCCGGGGAAGCCCTTCATCTATTCGCCTTCGACGAACAAGCTCAATTACGACATTTCCGGCATCATAGGACTCGCGGGCGAGGTGGTGGGCTTCGTGATCATAAGCTTTCCCAAGCTCGTGGCGCTTAAAACCGTCTCGAAGATCACGGAGCGCGAGACCAAGATTTTCGACGAGCTGGTTATCGATTCCGTGGGAGAGCTCGTCAACATCATCGCGGGTAACTCGAAAAGGGAGATGGAGGACGTCAAGATCGTCATCTCGCTCCCTTCCATCGTGAAGGGCGTGAACCACCAGCTCGCGTGGATATCGGGCGTGCCGGTAATATGCATTCCGTTTGGAAGTGACCTGGGTGATTTTTACGTCTTCGTGAGCATGAAGGACCTTATCGCCTGA
- a CDS encoding ATP-binding protein produces the protein MEHTIKLKLKPEWDEIEPAREKSSRFFETHGFSEDHVNSLIMVISELAENAVKYGEYPGGKGSVGLSIEIDNKTVIIEVTNPVKTGDMSFLKHLDETIQWIRGFQDPFEAYAIRLKEVATRPLADRESGLGLVRISYEGQSILDFFVSDDNVLSVSAVYNY, from the coding sequence ATGGAACACACGATCAAGTTGAAGCTTAAGCCCGAATGGGACGAGATCGAACCGGCGAGGGAAAAGAGCTCGAGGTTTTTCGAAACACACGGGTTTTCGGAGGACCACGTCAACTCCCTGATAATGGTCATCAGCGAGCTCGCCGAGAACGCGGTCAAGTACGGCGAGTACCCGGGGGGCAAGGGGAGCGTAGGCCTGAGCATCGAGATCGACAACAAGACGGTGATCATCGAGGTGACCAACCCGGTCAAGACCGGCGATATGTCGTTCCTGAAGCACCTTGACGAAACAATCCAGTGGATCAGGGGGTTCCAGGACCCGTTCGAGGCCTATGCGATCCGCCTCAAGGAGGTCGCGACGAGGCCCCTGGCCGACCGGGAGAGCGGCCTGGGGCTGGTGAGGATATCGTACGAGGGACAGTCAATCCTGGATTTTTTCGTGAGCGACGACAACGTGCTGAGCGTCTCCGCGGTGTACAACTACTGA
- a CDS encoding response regulator: protein MKILVVDDSQIMRNILKNVIHEKRIKGGEILEAPNGQEAFLIMEDQTIDVLFVDWNMPELNGLELVKLLRERDKYKNLPILMVTAEAAKYNVMEAIKAGVTDYITKPITGPTLLKKIDKYLNQNGQG from the coding sequence ATGAAGATCCTGGTCGTCGACGATTCGCAGATAATGCGCAACATCCTCAAGAACGTGATCCACGAGAAGCGGATCAAGGGCGGGGAGATACTTGAGGCCCCCAACGGCCAGGAGGCCTTCCTGATCATGGAGGACCAGACGATTGACGTCCTCTTCGTGGACTGGAACATGCCCGAGCTGAACGGCCTGGAGCTCGTGAAGCTTTTGCGCGAGAGGGACAAATACAAGAACCTCCCCATCCTCATGGTGACCGCGGAGGCCGCGAAGTACAACGTGATGGAGGCGATCAAGGCCGGCGTGACGGACTATATCACGAAGCCCATCACGGGCCCCACCTTGCTCAAGAAGATCGACAAATACCTAAACCAGAACGGACAGGGGTGA